Proteins from a single region of Thunnus albacares chromosome 16, fThuAlb1.1, whole genome shotgun sequence:
- the chrm5b gene encoding muscarinic acetylcholine receptor M5b, which yields MDVDPPNSTFGNTSHVHVAPHSLWEAITIATVSAIVSLITIVGNVLVLLSFKVNSQLKTVNNYYLLSLAFADLIIGVLSMNLYTTYILMGYWSLGNLACDLWLAVDYVASNASVMNLLVISFDRYFSITRPLTYRAKRTPKRAAIMIGLAWLVSFILWAPPILCWQYFVGERKDSPDECQIQFLTEPVITFGTAIAAFYIPVSVMTILYCRIYKETQKRTKDLAELQGLTTDNVPEGTKPQKTIIHSCFHFTRERRDRSQASWSSSNQSNATKTTTRSDDAWAKADQITSFNSDTSSEEEEHHVSIETPQGSFKDQDSGQSNKNGQVTDYTEDQFFSTPPKKNSKKCISYKFKPGSKGKNANPTTASPCPPEAEQPAKNASPSSSTTSKPMDPAIKSQITKRKRMVLVKEKKAAQTLSAILLAFILTWTPYNIMVLISTFCAKCIPPTLWHLGYWLCYVNSTINPMCYALCNKTFQKTFRMLLLCQWRRRRRGEDKLYWCGQNPNVNNKMT from the coding sequence ATGGATGTAGATCCTCCAAACAGCACTTTTGGTAACACGTCACATGTCCATGTTGCTCCCCACAGCCTTTGGGAGGCTATCACCATAGCTACAGTGTCTGCCATTGTCAGCTTGATAACTATTGTTGGTAACGTGCTGGTCCTGCTGTCTTTCAAAGTCAACAGCCAACTGAAGACTGTCAACAACTACTACCTACTGAGTTTGGCGTTTGCTGACCTCATCATAGGTGTGCTGTCCATGAACTTGTACACCACATACATACTGATGGGTTACTGGTCCTTGGGGAACCTTGCATGTGATCTCTGGCTAGCAGTGGATTATGTAGCCAGCAATGCTTCAGTTATGAACTTACTTGTCATCAGCTTTGACAGATACTTCTCCATTACAAGACCACTGACTTACAGGGCAAAGAGAACTCCAAAGAGAGCTGCTATAATGATAGGTCTTGCATGGCTGGTGTCTTTTATCCTCTGGGCGCCACCCATTCTCTGCTGGCAGTACTTTgtaggagaaagaaaagactCTCCGGACGAGTGCCAAATCCAGTTTTTAACGGAGCCGGTGATCACATTTGGGACAGCCATTGCTGCCTTCTATATCCCAGTCTCTGTCATGACCATCCTTTACTGCAGGATCTACAAGGAGACTCAGAAACGGACAAAGGATCTGGCAGAGCTGCAAGGGCTCACAACAGATAATGTTCCAGAGGGGACGAAACCACAGAAAACGATAATTCACTCATGCTTTCATTTcaccagagagagaagagaccGGAGTCAGGCCTCCTGGTCCTCATCAAACCAAAGTAACGCCACCAAAACTACCACTAGGTCAGATGACGCATGGGCAAAAGCAGACCAGATCACCTCTTTTAACAGCGACACCTCCTCAGAAGAGGAGGAGCATCATGTTTCAATAGAAACCCCACAGGGCTCTTTCAAAGATCAAGATAGTGGACAGAGTAATAAAAACGGGCAGGTAACTGATTATACAGAAGATCAGTTTTTTTCCACTCCTCCAAAGAAGAACAGCAAAAAGTGCATCTCATATAAGTTCAAACCAGGCTCAAAGGGTAAAAACGCCAATCCTACAACTGCGTCCCCCTGCCCACCTGAAGCAGAGCAGCCCGCCAAAAAtgcctccccttcctcctccaccacctccaaaCCTATGGACCCCGCCATTAAGAGCCAGATCACCAAGAGGAAGAGAATGGTGCtggtgaaggagaagaaggcAGCCCAGACCCTCAGTGCCATCCTCCTGGCCTTCATCCTCACATGGACGCCGTACAACATCATGGTGCTCATCTCGACCTTCTGCGCCAAGTGCATCCCTCCAACCCTCTGGCACCTGGGCTACTGGCTGTGCTATGTCAACAGCACCATCAACCCCATGTGCTACGCCCTCTGCAACAAGACCTTCCAGAAGACCTTCCGCATGCTTCTGCTCTgccagtggaggaggaggaggagaggcgaGGACAAGCTGTACTGGTGTGGACAGAACCCAAATGTCAACAATAAAATGACttga